AGAACTGGATCATGGCCATGCGCACGGTCCGGATGGTCATCACCACCATTAATAAATAAAAAAGCCCTCTCCGAAAACGAGAGGGTTTTTTGTTTACAATCAATATGCAGTCGCTCGCGTCTTGGCGAGTGACGACTATCCTGCGGCCTCTGGCAGGAGCGATGCAAAATATAGTTGAGCTATTATAGTTTATAGACTGCGGCCGGAGGCCGCAGGATAGTCGTCACTCGGCTGGAGCCGAGCGACTGCAGGAAGACCGCAAAGCGGTATTTTAAGGATTGTATCCGGCCTGATTACACTATCATTATCGATGCTATTTTTCTCCCCCAATCAGCGCTAAAAATCTAAACAATTCTACCCGGCTAATGTTACCTATATTATGCCGACCATCTCAATTGACGAATTAGAAATCATAAAAGTTAACGGCTCAGAGAGCGAGGTAACTTTTGACGAATTAGCAGCCGAAGAACCTCTTGAAATCAGGCTGGAATACGGTGATAAGGACAATCGCCGTGTTAAGAATATTTCTGTAACCATGCGTACGCCCGGGAACGATGTGGAACTTGCAACGGGTTTCCTCTTCACGGAAGGTATAGTAAACAATGTTGAAGACATTGTATTAGCCGAGCCGTTGCAGATTTCCTGTGATGAGGATAAGGAGAATACCATCCTGATCTCATTGCGCGAGGGTGTAGAGCCGAAACTTGGCAATGCCGATCGTAATTTTTATACCACCTCCAGCTGTGGGGTTTGTGGTAAATCATCTATCAATGCTATTCGTACCGTTAATAATTATGCCGCGGTAGAAGGCCAGGGTCAGATTAAAGCTGATGTTTTATATACGCTGCCGGTCATCCTGCGTAAGCACCAGGATCTGTTCGATCATACCGGCGGGCTGCACGCATCTGCTTTATTCTCAACCGATGGCGAGTTTTTACTGGTACGCGAGGACGTGGGCCGGCACAACGCACTGGATAAGCTGATTGGTGCCGCTTTGCAAAAAGTTTGGTTGCCGTTGCAAAGTCAGGTGTTGTTATTGAGCGGTCGCGCAAGTTTTGAGCTGATTCAAAAAGCGGCTATGGCGGGTATCCGTATCATCGCGTCGGTAGGGGCGCCGTCAACTTTGGCGGTAGAGACTGCCCGCTCATTTGGCATTACGCTGGCTGGTTTTCTGCGTGGACGCAGATTTAATATCTATACCTCATCGCACCGTATTTTAAGAGCGCCTGAGTTATGAAAATTCGCATTAAAGGAGATTCTATCCGCTATCGTTTAACCCGGACCGAAGTGGAACGCTTCGCGGTGGAGGGGCTGATCAGGGAGGAAACACATTTTGATACCCGGGTGCTGTCCTACGTGTTGAAGTTAACCGGCGGGGAAGACCTTTATACCGAATTTAAAGATGATACCATCACCGTATACATGCCCCGCACGATGGCCGACGAATGGACAGCCACCGAACGTGTTGGTTTTGCCAATGAAGAAAACCGGCTGGCTATATATGTAGAGAAAGATTTTCAGTGCCTGGATAATGTAGCTGAAGATCAGAGCGATAATTACCCCAACCCATTAGCTGTACATCGACATGAAGACGAAGATTGACGAGGTACCTGAGGCACAAAACCCCGAGATACATGAAAACATAAAAGTTACCGAACCCAAAGAATGGGCCGCGGGAGTAACCGCTGTATGGGCTGCTTTTAAAGACGTGCTGGAAGAAGAAAGCCCGGCGCGTGGCATGAAAGCCCTGCTGCACATGAATCAAAAGGGAGGCTTTGATTGCTCCAGTTGTGCCTGGCCCGATCCGGATGATGACCGGTCGCCCATTGCCGAGTACTGCGAGAACGGGGCCAAAGCCCTGGCTTGGGAGGCTACCAATAAGAAGCTAACTGCCAATTTTTTTGCCAAACACTCTGTCTACGAGCTTTCGCAGATGGATGACCTGGAAATGGGTAAGAAGGGTCGCCTGGCAGAGCCTGTTTATCTGCCTAAAGGTGGTACGCATTATCAACCTATCAGCTGGGATGACGCTTTTAAGCTGATTGCCCGGCATCTTAATGATCTAAAATCGCCGGATGAAGCTGCGTTTTATACCTCTGGCCGCACCAGTAACGAGGCCTCTTTTCTTTATCAGTTATTTGTGCGCGAGTATGGCACCAATAACATGCCCGACTGCTCAAACATGTGCCATGAGTCAACCAGCGTTGGCCTGGCCGATGCCATTGGTATTGGGAAAGGCACCGTAACGCTTAATGATTTTTACGATACCGATGTCATTATTATCATAGGGCAAAATCCGGGTACCAATCACCCGAGGATGCTTTCTGCTTTAGAGAAAGCCAAGAAAAACGGCAGCAAGATTATCGCCATCAACCCCTTGCGCGAAGCAGGCTTGCTGGCCTTTAAAAATCCACAGACAGTAAAAGGCATATTTGGCATGAGCACCCAACTGGCAGATCTGTATCTGCAGGTGCGCATTAACGGTGATATGGCATTGCTGAAAGCCATGGAATTATTGCTTTATGAGGCCGAGTTGGAAAATCCGGGAACGGTATTCGATCATCAGTTTATTCAGAAAAAGACCAGCGGCTATCTGGATTTTATCAATAGCCTGCACCATTATAACGCTGCCGATCTGGCCAAAGATGCTGGTGTAGCACTGGATGATGTGCAACAGGCGGTAGATATGATTAAGCATAAAAAGCGCATCATCATCTGTTGGGCCATGGGGGTTACGCAGCATGTAAATGGCGTGGCTACGGTTAAAGAGATTGTCAATCTCACTTTGTTGAAAGGGAGCATTGGCAAGCCAGGCGCAGGGCTTTGTCCGGTACGCGGCCATAGCAATGTGCAGGGCAATCGTACCATGCTGATCTGGGACAAACCCAAACCCGAGCAATTGGATAAGCTGAAAGAAGTGTTTGGCTTTGAGCCACCACGCGGCAAAGGTTTGGATGTGGTTGAATCGATAAAAGCCATGCATGAGGGCAAATTGAAAGTTTTCTTCGGGATGGGAGGGAACTTCCTTTCGGCTACGCCGGATACCGTTTACACCGCTGATGCTTTACGTAAATTGAAACTTTCGGTACAGGTATCTACCAAATTGAATCGCAGTCATTTAGTACATGGAGAGGAGGCGCTGATACTGCCAACGCTATCCAGAAGTGATAAAGATGTTTCTGGCGGCATGGAGCAGATTGTAAGTTGCGAAAACTCAATGGGCGTATTGCAATTATCAAAAGGTGTGTTAGACCCGATATCTGACAACCTGAAAAGCGAAACCGTTATTGTTTGCGAGCTGGCTAAGGCCACGCTGGGTAGCCGCTCTGTTGTTGATTGGGATAAGTATGCATCAAACTACGATCATGTACGCGATGCGATAGAAAAAGTGATTCCTGGCTTTAAGGATTATAACAAACGCATCCGGGAGCATGGTGGCTTCTACCTGCCAAATGCACCGCGTGAAGGCAGATTTGACAACAAGGCTCATCACAATAAAGCTATCTTCACCGTATCTCCAGTGCCATCTCATGCGCTTGCTGACGATGAATATAGGATGACCACCATCCGCAGCCATGATCAGTTTAACACTACCATTTACGGTAATGAAGACCGTTATCGGGGAATCCATAATGGTCGTCGTGTTATTTTTATGAACCCTGTTGATATAGCCCGCGCCGGGCTAAAAGATGGCGACGAGGTAGACCTGTTCAATTATTTTAATGGCATAGAGCGGGTTGCGCATATGTTCAGAATAGTTGCTTACAATATCCCGGAACGCGATACGGCAACTTATTATCCAGAAGCCAATGTACTAATACCAATAGATAGCGTGGCCGAGCAAAGTAATACGCCTACAAGCAAGTTGGTGGTTATTAAGATCAGGAAGCATCGGGCATGAAATACGACGTTTAAGTATGATGGAATGGATGGGGGCTAAGATTCCTCCTCACGCTACTCCACAAGGCCTCCGCTTGTCCGTTCGGAATGACATGATGATGATTTTGCTTAGAATGATTCTAAATAAGACATCCCCTTTGTAATAATCATTATTAGGCTAACGTTTTGTACCTTTGTAACCGCAAATCAAAA
This region of Mucilaginibacter yixingensis genomic DNA includes:
- the fdhD gene encoding formate dehydrogenase accessory sulfurtransferase FdhD → MPTISIDELEIIKVNGSESEVTFDELAAEEPLEIRLEYGDKDNRRVKNISVTMRTPGNDVELATGFLFTEGIVNNVEDIVLAEPLQISCDEDKENTILISLREGVEPKLGNADRNFYTTSSCGVCGKSSINAIRTVNNYAAVEGQGQIKADVLYTLPVILRKHQDLFDHTGGLHASALFSTDGEFLLVREDVGRHNALDKLIGAALQKVWLPLQSQVLLLSGRASFELIQKAAMAGIRIIASVGAPSTLAVETARSFGITLAGFLRGRRFNIYTSSHRILRAPEL
- a CDS encoding FdhF/YdeP family oxidoreductase, with protein sequence MKTKIDEVPEAQNPEIHENIKVTEPKEWAAGVTAVWAAFKDVLEEESPARGMKALLHMNQKGGFDCSSCAWPDPDDDRSPIAEYCENGAKALAWEATNKKLTANFFAKHSVYELSQMDDLEMGKKGRLAEPVYLPKGGTHYQPISWDDAFKLIARHLNDLKSPDEAAFYTSGRTSNEASFLYQLFVREYGTNNMPDCSNMCHESTSVGLADAIGIGKGTVTLNDFYDTDVIIIIGQNPGTNHPRMLSALEKAKKNGSKIIAINPLREAGLLAFKNPQTVKGIFGMSTQLADLYLQVRINGDMALLKAMELLLYEAELENPGTVFDHQFIQKKTSGYLDFINSLHHYNAADLAKDAGVALDDVQQAVDMIKHKKRIIICWAMGVTQHVNGVATVKEIVNLTLLKGSIGKPGAGLCPVRGHSNVQGNRTMLIWDKPKPEQLDKLKEVFGFEPPRGKGLDVVESIKAMHEGKLKVFFGMGGNFLSATPDTVYTADALRKLKLSVQVSTKLNRSHLVHGEEALILPTLSRSDKDVSGGMEQIVSCENSMGVLQLSKGVLDPISDNLKSETVIVCELAKATLGSRSVVDWDKYASNYDHVRDAIEKVIPGFKDYNKRIREHGGFYLPNAPREGRFDNKAHHNKAIFTVSPVPSHALADDEYRMTTIRSHDQFNTTIYGNEDRYRGIHNGRRVIFMNPVDIARAGLKDGDEVDLFNYFNGIERVAHMFRIVAYNIPERDTATYYPEANVLIPIDSVAEQSNTPTSKLVVIKIRKHRA